Proteins encoded within one genomic window of Oceanidesulfovibrio indonesiensis:
- the hisI gene encoding phosphoribosyl-AMP cyclohydrolase has translation MLTEQQQAQLDWEKTDGLLPVVVQHAVSGEVLMLGYMSQDALAKTLDSGKVTFFSRTKQRLWTKGETSGHFLNVVSMAPDCDNDTLLVLANPIGPTCHKGTSSCFGEASHQWLFLYQLEQLLA, from the coding sequence ATGTTAACAGAGCAACAACAGGCGCAGCTGGACTGGGAAAAAACCGACGGATTACTGCCGGTGGTTGTCCAGCATGCCGTATCAGGCGAAGTGCTGATGCTGGGATATATGAGCCAGGACGCGCTGGCGAAAACCCTCGACAGCGGCAAGGTGACTTTCTTCTCCCGCACCAAACAGCGACTGTGGACGAAAGGTGAAACATCTGGTCATTTCCTGAATGTGGTCAGCATGGCGCCGGACTGCGATAACGACACCCTGCTGGTGCTGGCCAACCCAATCGGCCCAACCTGCCATAAGGGCACCAGCAGCTGCTTCGGCGAGGCGAGTCACCAGTGGCTGTTCCTGTATCAACTTGAACAGCTACTGGC